GAAACCACTTAAAAATCATCTGCTTAAAAACCTAACATGCTGAAACAAAAACTGCAAACCCATCAAATTATTTTACTGGTAATAAGTGGTATAGTTTTAATTATGGGCATTATGCTGTTCATTGCCCCGGCAGCCATTTACCCCGATCCCAGCTGGGGCTTCCAGGTAATGCGTTCGATGGAGCTTGGGCACGGTTTCAATATCAACTTTAAACCCGACCAGGGCGATATCAGCAAAAACATCTCGGACTTTTTGGCTTGGTGGTCGCCGGGGCAGTACCTGTTGCCTTACTTTTTTAAACTGATATTCGGTGTAAACACCGGGCAGGCGGCGGCAATTGTTACCACGCTGTTTTCACTATCGGGCATTGCAGGCTTTTTCTTTTTCTTTAAAAAAGCGGGCTTTACGCCGCTCATTGCCTCGCTAAGCATACTTTTTATAGTAATTCAGCAGGCGTTTTTCACCCCGTATGTTTTTTACAACGGCGGCGAGTTGTTGTTGTTCGGCTATACCGGCTGGTTTTTATACGGATGCATGGCCATCGGCAATACCGGCTGGAAACTGGTTGTATTCCTGTTTATAGCGGGCATTTTGGGCTTTATATGCAAATCATCGTTTTTATGGATGTTTGCCGCCGGCTGCTGTTTTATCTGGATCAAATTTTCGTATAAAACAAAGGCGCTGATCGGTTGGATCAAAAACGGCATCTGGATAGGCGTTCCTTCCATCCTTGCCCTGTTCATGATCTACCATTTTTATCTTTCGCGGGGTGGTAACCCATCATCGGGCGGCGAGGGGATTAAATTGTTATGGGAAACTTTTGCGTTCCCGCTGGCATCGCCTTTCCTTACGGCCTTTTCGGTTGATGACCTGTCGAGCGGTTTGTTGTTTCATGACGACGCGCCGATGTTCAGTTATTTTTGGGCGGTTGTTGTTGTATTGATCTGCGCGATGCTGAGCATTTTGCTCATTCGTATTATTGTAAAGCGTGTGCCCAACAAGGCGTATGTATTGCTGCTGGTGGTGTTTTATGCAGTATCGGTATTATTTTTTGGCCAGTCGTTTTTGCGGCAGGCTTATATCTCGTACGAGGCAAGGCATTTCAGGCTGATAGGGTTGATTGCCGCACCGGGCATTATTTACCTGGTAAACAGTTTAAAAGGCTTTTATCGGTATCCGTTTTATTTTGTTTGTTTTGTTATTGCCTACTCAAGCTATAAGTTTTTTGTGCCGAGTTTTTTTCAGAATAAAAATGTAAGTGCACATGGGTATTCAGGGCTGTCGCAGTTGTTTATCGATCAGCCTTCGTTAAACTATATCCGGAAGCTGGATGCGCAAAATAACAACGCCATTTTTGTATTCATCAGCCCTGATCTGAGTTTGGAGATTGAGCATAATCGCACCATCACATTGGAGGCAATTAGCAGCGAGGTTGCTATAAATTATGATGATTATGCCTATAAAGGCCATGCCGGTCCCTTGTATATTGTTTTACCTGTTGATTATCTTGGACCTAAATCTACTATCATGCGGAAGTGTTTCCCGGGATATAAGGGTTTTAAGCTAACGATGCTGAGTAATGATTATATTTTGTGGGAGGCGAGGTAATTGGGAGAAGTCTATTAATCTACAACGTCATTGCGAGGCACGAAGCAATCCCAAACTATACAGGGCGGACCTGCTTATCGGGGATTGCTTCGTACCTCGCAATGTCGATTCTTTTATGCTATTCGTTGCCTTTAAGCGGATATTAAACTACGCTCGCGTTAATCTCCTTCCAAAGCAGATCTTTTAGCTGATCAATATTTTTCTGGGCTACTGATGATATAAATACAGCAGGAATTCCTTCAGGGAGTTCCTTTTTCATTTCGTCCTGTAGCTCTTCATCCAGCATATCGGTTTTGGTAACGGCCAGTACACGGGGTTTGTGCATCAGCTCGGGATTGTACTCTTCCAGCTCATTGAGCAAGATAGCATATTCTTCTTTTATACTACGCGAAGTATCGGCAGGTACCATAAACAGCAATACCGAGTTACGCTCGATATGCCTTAAAAAGCGCAGGCCTAAACCTCTTCCCTGCGATGCACCTTCAATGATACCCGGAATATCGGCCATTACAAACGACCTGCCACCCCGATATGATACAATACCCAGGTTAGGCACCAAAGTTGTAAAAGCATAATCGGCAATCTCCGGTTTAGCGGCAGATACTACCGATAGCAGGGTTGATTTGCCCGCGTTGGGGAAACCTACCAGGCCAACATCAGCTAATACTTTCAGTTCGAGGATATTCCAGTCTTCCCGGCCATCTTCGCCGGGTTGGGCGAAGCGGGGGGTTTGCAGGGTTGATGTTTTAAAATGCCAGTTACCCAGGCCACCGCGGCCACCGGGAGTAAGGATCTTTGTTTCGCCATCCTGGGTTATTTCAAAAAGCACCTCACCGGTTTCGGCATTTTTTACGATAGTACCGAGGGGTACCTCCAATATTTCGTCGCGACCGGTTTTGCCCGTGCGCAATGAACTACCGCCCGAGTCGCCATCGCCGGCAATAACGTGTTTGCGGTATTTAAGGTGCAGCATAGTCCAGAGTTGGGCGTTACCTTTTACAATAACATGGCCTCCCCTGCCGCCGTCACCGCCGTCGGGCCCTCCTTTAGATGTTAATATATCACGATGCAAATGAGCCGAACCCGCACCTCCGTGGCCCGAGCGGCAACAGATTTTCACATAATCAACAAAATTGGAACCCTGCGACATAATATTTTAATTTGGGATTTCGGATGTTCGATTTCGGAATTAGTCCGTCGCGTTGAGAAGTTAACATCCGAAATCGAATATACGATTTTTTTGATTTGGGATTTCGGATGTTCGATTTCGGATTTACTACTTAATGTTTAAAGGAGTTAAAATTCGAAATAATGATTTAAAAAACGAATGTTCGATTTTGGATCAGCTTACCCTATCAGTAAGCCCAAATCCGAAATCGAACATCCGAAATCCGAAATTAATTAATACGATTCGATCACTTCAACAATGGCGGCAAAGATCTCATCAACCGAGCCTACGCCATTAATGCTTGTAAACTTATCCTGATTTTTATAGAAACCTGCCACCGGGGCAGTTTTATCATTGTATTCGTGAATGCGCTTGCGGATCACCTCAGGGTTGGCATCATCCGCCCTGCCCGATTCTTTACCACGCTCCAATAAACGGCGCTCCAACTCATCATCACCAACTTCGAGCGCTATCATGCCCGAAATTGACGATTGTTTTGATACCAATAACTCATCCAAAGCTTCGGCCTGCGCCACCGTGCGCGGAAAGCCATCAAAAATAAAGCCTTTGGCATCTTTGTTAGCATCAAGCTTATTGCTGATCATGCCAATAACTACGGCATCCGGAACAAGTTTTCCGTCGTCCATTAATTTTTTGGCCTCCAAACCCAATTCTGTACCCTGTGCAATTTCGCTGCGAAGTAAATCTCCTGTTGAAAGGTGGATTAAATCGTATTTGTCAATAAGTTTCTTAGACTGAGTACCCTTCCCGGCTCCGGGGGGACCAAACAAAACCAGATTTAGCATGCTTTTTACAAATTAAAAGCCTTTCGGTAATACAACAGAAAGGCTTATACAGTTAGTTTTGTGCACCGCGGGGTAGATAAAGATCCCGGTAATGCTTGCTTTAGTGCACTCGAAGGGAGTCGAACCCCTAACCTTCTGATCCGTAGTCAGATGCTCTATCCAATTGAGCTACGAGTGCCTGTTCCGAAATGGAATGCAAAGATAGGATTTATATAAACCGTTGCAAATTTTTATTCAAATTATTTTACAATTTCTGCTATCGCATCAAAGTTGGGTAGCTTGCCTGCATCCTCAAGTACCTCAGCATAAATAATTTGCTGTTGCTCATCAATTACAAATGCCGCACGCTTGGCAACACCTTTTAAGCCCATCACAAACTGCTCATAGATGGCACCGTAGGCAGCTGATACCTCTTTATTGAAATCAGACAGCAGATCGAACTGGTAATTATTCTCGGCCTTGAACTTAGCAAGGGTAAAAGGTGAATCGACAGAGATGCCCAAAATGGTGGCATTTAAACCATCGTAATAGCCAAAGCTATCGCGCATGGTGCAAAGCTGCGTGGTACAAACGCCGGTGAATGCCAATGGAAAAAAATGGATCACTACTTTGCGGCCTTTAAAATCGGCTAATGAAACACTTTTTAAATCAGACGAGATCAGGATAAATTGAGGGGCCGGTTGGCCAGGTTGTAATGCCATATCGTTTAATCAGTTTTATAAGCAAATGAATAAAAATTAAATGGCTAAAGCTAATACATTAATGATTTTGACAATAACCCGATACCACAACTAAAAAATTAGTTATTATTCTTTTACAACTAAATTTTTAGTTATAGCTTTATAGCATAAACTTTTGATGCTATGATCAGGAACTATTTTAAAACCGCTTTGCGCAGCCTGCTTAAAAATAAAGGCTTCACTTTTATTAACATATTAGGGCTTGCCCTGGGGTTAGCTATTTGCCTGCTGATCACTTTTTATGTAGTTGATGAGTTAAGTTATGACCGGTATAATATTAAACATGATAGCATTTACCGGGTAAATACCGATCTGAAATTTAGCGGAACACTTACTCAATATGCCATAACCGCTACCCCGGTTGCGAATGTGTTAAAAACCGAGTGCCCGGAAGTTGAAACGGCCGTGCGTATAACCCCGGCGCTGAATATCCGATTTAAAAAAGGTGATGAAATTGTGCGTGAGGATGGTGCTACCTTTTATTGCGAGGCTAATATTTTTGATGTGTTTACCTTGCCCCTCCTTTCGGGCGATGCTAAAACGGCTTTGAAAGAACCTAATTCGGTAGTGATTGCCGAATCAATGTCGCGGAAGTATTTTGGCGATAACGATGCCATTGGCAAATCATTGTTTTTAGTAACCAGCGGCACATCGCTCAAAGTAACCGGTGTAATGAAGGATATGCCCGTCCAATCGCACTTCAGGGCTAATTTTTTACTGGCGGCTGATCCGGTTAACAATGATAATCCATGGAATAAACTCACGGCCTTTGCCACCTACGTATTGGTTAAACCCAAGGCTAATATTAAGCATCTGGAAACGAAATTAAACATGGCAATGCAAAAAGGCCTGGAAGGTTCAAGCACCATTAACTATAGCAAATTTTCGGCAGGCGGCAATTATTTTAAGCTCGGCCTGATGCCAGTAACCGATATCCACCTCAAATCAAACCGCGTTATGGAACTGGGCACCAACGGCAACAGCCAGTACGTTTACATCTTTTCGGCGGTGGCGGTTTTTATTTTGCTGTTGGCCTGTATCAATTTTATGAACCTGTCTACCGCCCGTTCGGCTAATCGTGCGCGTGAGGTTGGGGTTCGCAAAGTATTAGGCTCATCGCGCAAACACCTCATTTTCCAGTTCCTGGCCGAATCATTGATCGTGACATTTGTGGCGGCTGTCATCGCCGTTTTTGCAGCATGGGGCTTACTCCCTTTGTTCAATCATCTATCCAACAAAGAACTGGTTATCAACATACAAACCGCAAGCTGGCTGTTGCCAACTTTGCTATCCATTGTAG
The sequence above is a segment of the Mucilaginibacter celer genome. Coding sequences within it:
- the obgE gene encoding GTPase ObgE, coding for MSQGSNFVDYVKICCRSGHGGAGSAHLHRDILTSKGGPDGGDGGRGGHVIVKGNAQLWTMLHLKYRKHVIAGDGDSGGSSLRTGKTGRDEILEVPLGTIVKNAETGEVLFEITQDGETKILTPGGRGGLGNWHFKTSTLQTPRFAQPGEDGREDWNILELKVLADVGLVGFPNAGKSTLLSVVSAAKPEIADYAFTTLVPNLGIVSYRGGRSFVMADIPGIIEGASQGRGLGLRFLRHIERNSVLLFMVPADTSRSIKEEYAILLNELEEYNPELMHKPRVLAVTKTDMLDEELQDEMKKELPEGIPAVFISSVAQKNIDQLKDLLWKEINASVV
- a CDS encoding adenylate kinase, which translates into the protein MLNLVLFGPPGAGKGTQSKKLIDKYDLIHLSTGDLLRSEIAQGTELGLEAKKLMDDGKLVPDAVVIGMISNKLDANKDAKGFIFDGFPRTVAQAEALDELLVSKQSSISGMIALEVGDDELERRLLERGKESGRADDANPEVIRKRIHEYNDKTAPVAGFYKNQDKFTSINGVGSVDEIFAAIVEVIESY
- a CDS encoding redoxin domain-containing protein; the protein is MALQPGQPAPQFILISSDLKSVSLADFKGRKVVIHFFPLAFTGVCTTQLCTMRDSFGYYDGLNATILGISVDSPFTLAKFKAENNYQFDLLSDFNKEVSAAYGAIYEQFVMGLKGVAKRAAFVIDEQQQIIYAEVLEDAGKLPNFDAIAEIVK